GCGAGGGTCCTGTGATGATACCACTTTGCCACGGTAGGTCTTGCAGTCTGGAGGGGTAACAGAGTCTGTAAAGATGGGGTGAGGGAATGGAAGCAGGTGGCTGAACCCTGGAGCTCATCAGGCCAACCCAGGGGTTGGGGAACCTTCCAGATACCTGGGAGCTGCTGCTGGTTCAGTCGCACGGTCACCCGAAGCCCAGGCTCCAGGTTCTTGTCAATCTTCACCTCCTGGGGAGAAACCAGAAGAAATGGGTGCCATTCCTCTCAAGATCAGCAGGGGCCATGGCTCTTCCAGATGCCACCAGGGGAGCCCCGGGGCTGGCAAGGGATCAAGGGGTCCAGGTCAAcctgccaccctccacccctGGCACCAGCTGAACCTGCTCACAAGAGATCATTTGTGCAAAACACAGGTCACTGGCCAAACATGCACCTTTGGGGCACTCATGGCACAGGACAGAAGTAGATGAAACTCAGTTTTCTACATTTTGGTAGctctgcaactttttttttttgagatggagtctggctctgtcacccaggctggagtgcagtggcgcgatctcagctcactgcaacctctgtctcctgggttcaagtgaatctcctgcctcagcctcccgagtagctgggattatagatgcatgccgccacgcctggatcatttttgtacttttagtagagacagggtttcaccatattggccaggttggtctcaaactcctgacctcaaatgatccgcctgcctcagcctcccgaagtgctgggattacaggcgtgagccactgcgcctgggttGTGCTTTCTGATGGGAAGGGACTCCATACATGTAAAGGTTTCTGCCTCTGATTTGAGGAGACTTGAGGATAAAGAGGCGGCAAATTAATGCCCTCCTCCCAGCTTGGCTCTGTGCCACACGGGAGCAGCTCCAGAGTGACTTTCAACTTGTTTCTGCAGGGTTTTGTTTGGAGCATGAGGACTGTCTTCTGTTGATTTGCTTTTTAAGCAACAGTAAATTCATTCCTGGCTTTGTCTATTGAGCCCCATTTTGCACAATTCTCTGGCCCAAATTTACATCAGTGAGGGATTTCGGGCAGGTCCAAGGCTCCCCGCAACATCCATCTGCTTGCCCTCCATCGCCAGGGTGTGTCCTGGAGGTGTGTCCTAGCCCACCTTTCTGTTCCTACCTTTTTCATGCCACAGTTGACAAAGGAGCCGTGGCCTGGCCGGGTGGGCCGATCCACCACGATGCCCTCTCGGAACTCAGATTCCTCGTCCTGACGCATGTGGTGGGGGCTGTCCAAGGGGTTCAGGAGCCCTGTGGACGCAGGGCCGGGAGGAGTCTGGGAAGTGCTAGGGCACACAGGGTGCAGTGGGGACCCTGGAGCAGAGTCCCGGCTCTGCCACAGACCTGCGTCTTGGCATCAGGCACAGGTCTTGCTCTCCCAGGCCTGCTTTCCCACCTGGACAGTGCAGGGTAGGACTGGGTGGTCTCAGTGTCTGTGGCATGATCCAGGGGAAATGGCAGGCGGGCCCACACAGCGTTACCTGCAAACTGTAGATCCTGGTGCTTGGGGAAGAATGCCTTCCTCAGGTACCTAGGAAAGAATGCTGACCTCAGGATGTTCCCAGGGGAAGCCGCCTCCTACCCGGCCTCCACTTTGACACAACCCTCCCTCGTGCTTAGGGGAGTGACCCCCTTACTGTGGACACTCCAGGTACTGCAGGATCCGGGCCAGCTGTACGCACGCCTGCCCCTTCTTCCCAACTCCTGTGAATTCCCCCTCCACAGTCCTGGAGAAAGAGGGATGGGAGCTCAGGATCCAGCTGTGGCCCCTTCAAGAGCTCCTGTCTAcaagtgcatgcctataatcccagctactcaggaggctaaggtgggaggatcatctgactgcaggaagtagaggctgcagtgagccatgaccatgccactgcatgcactccagcctggatgacagctgAGATACGGGTTCAGGCCTTCTGGCTCCCAGTCCCACCTCTGCAGTCATCACCCCCACCTGGCAACTCTACCCACTAAGGATTACAGAGGGAGTATTTCAGGCAGGGCATGAGGGAAGATCCAGGTATGTGGACAGGGGCAGGGTGAAGCCTCGGCCCATCCCGGcagcccctccctctccctgagCCCTGGCACCCTGTGGGATGGCCCCTTACTTGGCATCCTGGCCCTCCTCATCAAACACCACGATCTCATCCACACAGAAGATGGCACAGGCTCTGGCAATCTGACCGGCCAAGTAGGTGCGAAGCTCCGGCGACTGAGCATTGTCCAGGATGGAGCCCGGCAGGGCTACACTCAGTGTGTAGGGCTGCCCTGAGCAGGGGAGGGGTGTTCCCAGCCAGCCTGAGAGGTAAGGGCCCCccaccttcctctcccttcctctgtccCCAGCGCCCATGGTTTGAGAATTTCCCAAGTGGGAGGAATTTTGAGATGAGCAAAATAGATCCAATTcccccctctgagcctcagtctcccaggagGAAAATGGACGCAGCAATCTCCACAGCTCCTCTGAGCAGGGCAGACCACTGGGCGAGGCTGCGGAGCGGTTAGCAGCAATGGCCTAAGTTCACATCCTTGCTCTCCCACTTACTGCCTCAGTTCTCCAGCTATCAAATGGGGATAAAATGAAGGCTGATATCTAATAAGCCTTTAGTGTGTGCACATTAACCCGATAGCCATTAACCTGATCCCTAGTGAGGATACTGCCATTATCCCCATTTATAGACCAGGAGCCTTCAGCCCGGGGAAGTCAAATACAtgtcccaaggtcacacaaaaggtggctcatgccagtaatcccagcactttgggaggccaaggcgggtgcatcacctgaggtcaggagttcaagaccagcctggccctggccaacatggcaaaaccccttctctactaaaaatacaaaaattagccaggcatggtggcgcatgccaataatcccagctactctggaggctggggcaggagaatctattgaactgggaggtggagattgcagtgagccgagatcgagcggctgcactccagcctgggcaacagagcaagaccgtgtttcaaaaacaaacaaacaaaaaagcccaagAAGCACACAGATAACATGGTTTCACTGTTGTAACACTGTATCTGTACTTTGCTACGCAAAGATAAGTAGATATAATTGTTTGGACAAACTTTTGCTACAATGTTTGCTGggattgttcctttctttgtagttttctgtcgtttttattatgaaatcaaaataaatgaaaaatgaaattaaagcacacagaaaatgctcaataaaaaagtcaaaaaatcagGAAGATCATGAAGTTCTAGAGGTCTAAGTTAAGAGATATGAGgcttgggccgggcacggtggctcacacctgtaatcccagcactttgggaggctgaagtgggcagatcacctgaggtcaggagttcgagaccagcctggccaacatggtgcaaccacgtctctactaaaaatatgaaaattagccaggtgtggtggcacacgcctgtaatcccaactactggggggccgagggaggagaattgcttgaacttgggcagtggaggttgcagtgagcagagatggcgccattgcactccagcctgggcaacagagcaagactccaactcaaaaaaaaaaaagagagataaggcTTACCTTCCATACGCTTGAAATTTACCTAAGGAGGAAGTCAGAACTCAGTTTGCTGGCTCcctcccttctctgggcctcagtttctccatcaggACAAGATGTTTGGACCTACTGGTCTGTAAAGGCCCTTTCAGATAAGACATCTCTGCTCTGCCTGCAGGACACAACCTGTGGCTCTCTCCAAGACCCCAGCTCACCGCGGTCCTCCTTCTCTGctgctgcctcctcctcttcctggcGCTTTGCCTGTTCCTCCTGTGCCCGCTGCTGCTCCAGTTTTTTCATCAGCTTGAgatccttccatttctttttctcctctttctctggaTAAAAGAACATCCTAATTGGCCGAGGAGATAGTTCCCATTCATTGGGTCAGCCTGGACTCTGGAGAGCTGCTGGGTGAGCAGCCAGAGGGCAGCAAGGGAGCCTCCCCAGGGCTCCCGGCCCCTGCCTCCCCACTTTGGGTGCTGCAGGACCCAGAGGGAACAAAGTTGGTGTCTTTCTCCAGGGTTTGACTGAGCACTGGTGGGGTGGCCTATGGGAAGATACTCTTACCCACCCTTACTTACTCTGTTGCTTCCATTTTCGCCACTCAATCCTTTGGCCGTGTTCACCCTGGAGAAGGAGTGGTAGGAGAATTATGAGTGTGAGGCTGATGGTCACACCTGGAGGGGGTCCGTTTGCTGCACCACAGTCAGCCCCTCCACACGGGGCGGCAAGGAAACCAAGGAACCTCTGCGAACTGCTGCCCCAGAAAGCGGCAGGAGGGCAGGGACCCGCTGTATCCCCAGCGCCTGGGACccagcctggcacacagaaagcaCTCAAGAAACTGTCGAATGAGTTCCCAcagaacagaagagaaaactgaagctcaggggACAGAACTGCCCACAGTCGCCTGGAAGTCAGAAAATATAAGCCACGAAAGGGCTCCGGATTCAGGATTGCGAGCACAGTCCCGCGTCCGTAATCCAGCGGGGGCCAGGGAGCCGCAGGGGGTTCCTGAGAGGACACGGGCGCTGTTCCCATCCTGCTGAGGCTGACGCGGCACCTTTGGGGGCTTCCGGCCTGGGATCAGCGGGAAGCAGGCAGCAGGAGGCGCGGCCCGGCCTCGGCGAAGGCCCGCACGCCACTGGTTCTCACGCTTCCACCATGCTGCCCTGCGCGGGGTCCCGCCGCCCGCACTTACCGGGCCGCACGGCCGCTTCCTCCCGCGCTCCGCCATGTTCCGCACACACCGTCGGTCCCGCCTCTGCCAATGACACTCGCCTCTTCCGGCCACACCTCCATTATGCTGTCCAATCGGAGAGCCAATGTTGCCCGGGGGCGTGGCCTGGGAGCCCGACTGCTGCAGGAGCACGCGGGCTGGTTGGTGTAGGTTGGGCAGAATAAGTGTCCAAATGGGCGGGTCATCGCGGGTACTGTGCTGAATTTTGGATGGCTCGGAGCCCCCCTCTGAATTGGGACAAATACAACACTCAGACCTCTGAgtagtttgttaaaaaaaaatttttttttgagacagggtctcgccgaggctggagtgcagtggcgcgattctggctcactgcagccttgagctcctgggctcaagggatcctcccaccttagcctcccgagtagctggaaccacagatgcGCAGCACCACGCCTAGCTCCTAGAAGGCTTTATACATGGGGACCCTGAGGCCTTGAGCTGCAGTGTGATTCAGAGctgaaaatgagataatttaatcCAGGTTTCTTACAGATTCGTtcatgtattctttcttttttttttgagacagtctcgatgcatcgcccaggctggagtgcaatggcccgatctcggctcactgcaacctccacctcctggattcaagcaactctcctgcctcagcctttcaagtagctgggattacaggagcgtgccaccatgcccagctatttttttgtgtgtttttagtagagatggggttgatGTTGGCCCCGTGCTGGCCAGCCtagttgaactcctgaccgcaagtgatccgcccgcctcggcctcccaaagggctaggattataggcgtgagccaccgcacccggcctctttttttgtttgttttttgagacagagtttagctcttgttgcccaggctggagtgcaatggcccgatcttggctcacagaaacctccgactcctgggttcaggcgattctcctgccttagcctcccgagtagctgggattacaggcatgcgccaccatgcctggctaattttttatttttagtagagacggagtttctctatgttggtcaggctggtctcaaactcttgacctcaggtgatccgcccatcttggcttcccaaagtgctgggattacaggcatgagccaccacgcccggcctctttctcTTCTAATTAACAGATTAtattagttgggactacaggtgtgagccaccatgcccgactaattttttttttttttctttttgtacagacagtgtctcactatgttgccagggctggtctcagactccagggttcaagcagtcctcccaacttggcttcccaaagtgctgaggttatagacgtgagccattaataccttttgttttttgagatctagtctcactctgttgctcaggctgaagtgcagtggcatgatctcggctcactgcaacctctgcctcccgggttcaagcaattctcctgcctcaagctccaagtagctaggattacagtcacctgccaccatgcctggctaatttttgtatttttagtagagacgggattctccatgttagtcaggctggtcttgaactcccgacctcaggtgatccacccgccttcacctcccaaagtgctggaattacaggtgtcagccaccgtgcccagtctcgAACTTAGATCTTATACTAAATTGTTGTGATTTTTGACAGGTTTATTTTGTAGGCATGACTGATGAAGGCACTGGCCATgtgagaaaacaaacacaaaaatccccccaaaacaacaataacaaaaagacatGGACCATGTGATTGGGCTCAAAGTCTAGTCCCTCACAcctccctggaggcagagatggaggGGGCCTGATGGGCTAAAAGTTCTGACCCCATAATCGCACAGTGCAGAGGGAGTCCGTGGGACTAACAAGACATGCCTATCTTCCAGAAACTCCAAGGATTTTAGGAATTCTTTACTAAGGACCAGGGGCAaagaccaaatatgtattttattatatgatatattcCTATCAGCTCCCCCAGTTAAACATATGATATGAGCCAAACCCATGCGCTTGCTATGCAAATGCAACTTCGAGAACAGGCCCCTAACACCACCTTCCAAAGAAATTCAGGAGCTACTATTGCTATCCAGTGAGACTCAATCGGGGCCAGCTAGAAGGCCTGGGCACGCCACTTCACCTCACCTCCAGAGTGCTTTCCTCACTTGTGAACTGGAGACAACTCAGGTCTCAGTCTCAGAGGGTTGTGTAAGATGATGTGCGTCCGAGTACCTGGCAAGTAGGGCTTGCACGATCAACATTCAGTCCTCCTCCTGAGAATTATTTAAGTCCCCGGTCCTCCTGGCCCCCACCGTGCTGTTCTCTCACCCCTGTGGGAATGTCCATGTCTTCCTTGTCACAAGCCCCAAtcccttccacacacacacacacacatacacacacaaacacacatgacacccccaccccagccaccacacccagcaccaATAACTGCTACCATCAGATTAATATGAGAGGCCAgctatggtggctcacgtctataatcccagcactttgggaggccgaggcgggcagatgacctgaggtcaggagtttgagtccagcccggccaacatggtgaaaccccatctctacaaaaacacaaaaattagctgggcgtggtggcgggtgcctgtagtcccagctactcaggaggctgaggcaggagaattgcttgaacccaggaggtgtcagttgcaatgagccaagatcatgccactgcattccagcctgggtgacagagcgagactctgtctcaaaaacaacaacaacaacaacaacaacaaagattaaTAGTGAGGAATTCATTTGAGGGCCTTGGGTTCTAGGCCTGGTTGTGCCACTAACTATGTGACTACAGTAACCATTTGTACAAAGTTGTGGGGGTGTCTGAGGTTCTCCTGGGCATTCTTAACAAGTTAGATCAGCCATCAACACGAGTGTGAAGCAGAGAGAAGCCATTAAGGATCTGAAtaacttaaacattttattatggaCAAAAAGGAGTGGCTTGAGGACTCAAGTCTAAAGGCAACTCCCCAAAGCCAAGATGGGCCAGGAAAGGTGAGGTTATGCCTGAGCCTTAGCAGGGGCCATGCAGGGCTGGGATGTGATCGATACATGGTGGAACTCTACCGTCGGTCTCAGCCAAGCCTGGAGAGACCAGAAGCAACACAAGACCCTAAAAACCCACCTACGGAAGGGCAGGGAGAGGCCCAGGTCAGGCCACCCTCACCTTTCAGACAGGAGGCACTTGGTTCTCTAAGATGAAGAAGGGCGGCTCCCACCCAGAACATTCCGTGTCACAGAGAAGAGGTTTCCCAATAGCATCTTCCCCAACCTAGAAATGTCTGAAACCTGGACAAAGACAGACACTCAAAGAGGATCTCTGCGGGCATGTGGGGATGTCAGGGCCAAGGCGTGACTTCAGGGCTAGAGCTCCACCTTCCACTTCTGCAGTTTCTCGTCCATGGCCTGGAGTGTGGCTTCATCCTGTGCCAGCACAGATTAGTCCTACACTCTCCCCACGCGCCCAGCAGGCCTTGGGAAGCTCTGTGAGGTctttcctcccccagccctgccctttaCCTTCACAAAACAGAAGCGGATATAGTGGTCAAAGTGCTTCTGATGTGGCACACTATAGAAGATGGAGACAGGGATGGCCACCAAGCCCTGGTGAGGAGGAAGGACATGTCTCAATACGGCCTCGTGGCCCAGCAGGCCGTGGCTCCGGAGGGGACAGAGAGGTTCCCACGACCAGGCGGGGAAGGAGAGTTAGCTCCAATCCAGCACCTAGTGCTGCGTCACAGTCAGAGgaacaaggccaggtgcggtggctcacgcctataatctcagcactttgggaggctgagacgagtggatcacctgaggtcaggagttcaagaccagtctggccaacatggccaaaccccgtctctaccaaaaatacaaaaattagtggagtgtggtggtgcatgcctgtaatcccagctacttgggaggctgaggcaggagaattgcttgaacccgggggtggaggttgcagtgagttgagattgcaccacttcaccgcagcctgggcgaaagagagaaaatccatccaaaacaaaaacaaacacaaagtcaGAAGAAAAGAATCCCAGAACGTCATTCCAAGTCCCTCCCTGGGTATAGAGGGCAgatggaggctgagagagggagGATCGTGGAGCAGGTCAAGGCAGAGCCAGAGGAGAACAAAGCCTTAGAGTCACAGATCAAACCTGGATGGACTCAGAGTTAATGGGCCAACTCCTCACAGTACAGATGGGAAGATGGAGATCCAAAGAGGCAGGAAATCCTGCCAGCCCACACAGCATCTCTGTGCAAGTTAGAAACAGGTTCctcgggccaggcatggtggctcacgcctgtaatcccagcactttggaaggccaaggggagtggatcacctgaggtcaggagttggagactagtctgaccaacatggtgaaaccccgtctctactaaaaatacaaaaattagccaggcgtggttgtacatgcctgtaatcccagctacccagctactcaggaggctaagggaggagaatcgcctgaaccctggaggtggaggttgcagtgtgctgagactttgccactgcactccagcctaggcgacagagtgagactctgtctcaaaaaaataaaaaaaaaaaaaggtcgggagcggtggctcacgcctgtaatcccagcactttgggaggccgaggcaggcggattacgaggtcaggagattaagaccatcctggctaacatgctgaaaccccgtctctactaaaaatatttaaaaaattagccgggcaaaaAAAAGtagcctgtgttcccagctactcaggaggctgaggcaggagactggcgtgaacctggggggcggagcttgcagtgagctgagatggcgccactgcactccagtctgggcgacagtgagactccatctcaaccaaaaaaaaaagaaagaaagaaacaggctcCTCGTTCTCTGAAGTGGATACAGCCCTGCCCCAAGGTTCACGGCAGAGGCTGGACTAAGATCTAGCCCAGGAGCCTCTTGCCTGGGCACCCTTGAGCAGCACACAACCTGTGAAACCATACATGGCTGCCTGGCAGAGGCCCAGCCCACCTTGTTCTTGATCATCCACTTGACGAAGCGTCTGTCATAGGGCTCATCCACAGCTCCAGGCAAGTCAGGCATCTTCctctctgggagacagaggccacACTGAGCCCCCTGCAgcctccagcccctgccccctgcccagaCTGGCCAGTCTCACTCACTGAAGTCTGAGATGTCTGTGATGAGGAAGTAGCTGCCCTGGGGGACGATGGGCTTCAGGCCCACCGACTGTAGGCTGCGTATCATGTGGTCTCGGCAGCGCTGCATGGCCTGCGGGAACTGCACAAAGTAGCTGCTGGGTTGGCGGAAGAGCAGCTGCTCTCGCTCAAAGCTCTCAGCTACTGCAGCCTAGGCAGGGCAGATGGACACACAGATAGATCAGCTGTTCCCTGACGCGGGGACCAGCCTGGGCTCTTTTGTTGTCCCCCCACTCCCCCGTGACGTCCTGCCCCTCTTCACCTGGTTCTGTGTGGGGCAGTGGAAGATGGAGTTCTGGTGCACGGTCCGCAGGTGCTTCATGATGTGATCTGGACCCAGGACCCAGCCCACCTGGAGCAGGGGCGCAGGTAGGCGGGGAGGTCCTTCCAGGCCTGGCTAAAGCCTTCTTCATTCCCAGGCCCACCTCACTTGCCAAGGATTTGCAGAGGGTGGTGACCTCCCACCCTCAGCAACTCACCTTCCAGCCAGTGGCGCTGAAGGTCTTGCCGGCGCTGCCGATGGTCAGGGTCCGTTCCCACATGCCAGGGAGGCTGGCTGCCCAAGGCCGAACAGAACAGCTGCTGAGACTGGGGTGAGGGGACAGGGGAGGATGGTGGTCCGGGCCCCAGGGGACATGCATAGGCTTTCGACATCCTGGATTCCTCTACATACTAAGCTATttgcagaatttctttctttctttctctctctctgtctctctttcttttttttttttgagatggagtctcgctctgttgcccaggcaggaatgcaatggcaccatcttgcctcactgcaacctccgcctcccaggtttcagtgatcctcctacctcagcttcctgagtagctgggactacaggcacacgccaccatgcccagctaatttttgtacttttagtacagacggggtttcaccatgttggccaggctggtctcaaactcctgacctcaagtgatctgccagcctcggcctcccgaagtgctgagattacaggtgtgagccaccgtgcccggcatagGATTTCTTTGACCTCATCCTTTCCACAACCAGGGAGGCAGGTGCTATTGTGACACTGTGTACTCTGGGAGACAAAGGTCACAGGATCTGCAGGGCTTCTGAACCCTGGGTTCTAACTACCAGGCCTGTGCTGACTCTCAGGTGGGGTCAAGGCCCTCCCGCCAATGCGCAGGGGAGGGGCCCCAGGCTGGCTTGGCTCACCAATGCTGATGTGCTGGTGCCCATCGTAGACCATCCACTGGTAGACTTCATCAGTGATACACACCACGTCATGCTGCTGGCACAGGCTGGCCACCAGCTCCAGCTCTTCCCTGGAGAACACCTGCGGATGTCCAAGGAGAGCACAGACCTGCAGCTGGGACTGTCCCCAAACACAGAGGCctactcagagaggttaaagaaCACAGctgcggccaggtgcggtggctcatgcctgtaatcctagcactttgggaggctgaggcaggtggaacactggaggtcaggagtttgagaccagcctggccaacatggagaaaccccgtctctactaaaaacacaaaaattagctgggcatggtggcggatgcctgtaatcccagctacttgggaggctgaggcaggagaattgcttgaacccaggaggcaaaggttgcaatgagccaagattacgccactgcactccagcctgggagacagagcgagacttcatctccaaaaaataaataaatgacaaatacaGCCAAGTCCAGTACTAAGGGCTGTTCTGTACCATCGCATTGGATCCCTGCAACACTGACCGTGAGGTCAGTTCCCTCAGGTTCCCACATTACAGATGAGATACTTCGAGAGGCATAGTCACTATTCCAGGGTCACTGGGAAGTGATGGTGGCTCCCAGCCCAGTTCACTGTCCCAGCCCTCAGGCCTTCCCTGGGGATTCTTGCCCCTGTCCTGGGACCTCTGGAGTCTTGGTCCTCAGAGCTCATTGTGTGTGGCCCTCCCACacacaaatgaagaaatggaggtcCCACAGCAGCAACTCAGTAACAGTGCAAGAGACATGACCAGGTCCGCAGGGGGCCAGGGAAGGAGGTCCCTCCAGTACCTTGCCCAGGGGGTTGTTGGGGGTGTTGAGGACCAGGGCTTTGGTGCATGATGTGAATTTGCTGGCCAGCTCCGTGGGGTCCAGCTGCCAATTGCTGCTGGAACCCAGTTCTCCATTCTGGATGGGACCCTGCAAGAGCAGGTGGCACGGGGTGGTACCACTTACCCACCTGACAGGCAGGTCTTCCCCAGCATCTATGCCCACCTTCTCTCCCTTGGgatcccaacacacacacctcccctctgccctcccagCTTAGGGgaactggcttccttcacttccttcctccttttccaaCTCCCAGGGTGCAACTCAGCCCACGCCTTGGATCCCTCTGCCCATCCATCCTCTACCTAGCATCCTTACCGGCTTCAGGGACACAAACACAGGGCGACCCCCTGCCATCATTGTCATGGGTTCGTAGCAGTCAAAAAAGGGTTCGATGATGATGACCTGATATAAGGGTCAAATCAGCTGGAGTCAGCACGGCCCTGACCTCTCAGTCGCACTCAGCCCAAGTCTTGCCCACTCACCTCGTCTCCTTCGTCCACCAAGGCCTGGAAGGCTGTGAACAAGGCCCCATAGCCACCAACAGTCACCAGCACATTCCTGAGCGGGTCCATCTCCTGACCCAGCAGCTTCCCAAAGAAACTTGCCAGGATCTTCGTCAGTGGTGGGTAACCCTGCCAGGACAGCAGGGGTCAGCTGTCCAGCTCAGCCTGGGCCCATCCTCCGGCCCAGCTGTATCCAGGCAATTCTAGCACCTTCCAGCAGCAGGCCTGGGGGCAAAGTCAGGTACTGGTAGCCTGGGCCCCAGGGGATGTGGAATAGATCAGCTTTCAACA
The nucleotide sequence above comes from Pongo pygmaeus isolate AG05252 chromosome 13, NHGRI_mPonPyg2-v2.0_pri, whole genome shotgun sequence. Encoded proteins:
- the KYAT1 gene encoding kynurenine--oxoglutarate transaminase 1 isoform X5, which codes for MFRTAAAISVHLVGPLRGRKAGTPLTRFLHQTLTMAKQLQARRLDGIDHNPWVEFVKLASEHDVVNLGQGFPDFPPPDFAVEAFQHAVSEDFMLNQYTKAFGYPPLTKILASFFGKLLGQEMDPLRNVLVTVGGYGALFTAFQALVDEGDEVIIIEPFFDCYEPMTMMAGGRPVFVSLKPGPIQNGELGSSSNWQLDPTELASKFTSCTKALVLNTPNNPLGKVFSREELELVASLCQQHDVVCITDEVYQWMVYDGHQHISIASLPGMWERTLTIGSAGKTFSATGWKFPQAMQRCRDHMIRSLQSVGLKPIVPQGSYFLITDISDFKRKMPDLPGAVDEPYDRRFVKWMIKNKGLVAIPVSIFYSVPHQKHFDHYIRFCFVKDEATLQAMDEKLQKWKVEL
- the KYAT1 gene encoding kynurenine--oxoglutarate transaminase 1 isoform X6: MAKQLQARRLDGIDHNPWVEFVKLASEHDVVNLGQGFPDFPPPDFAVEAFQHAVSEDFMLNQYTKAFGYPPLTKILASFFGKLLGQEMDPLRNVLVTVGGYGALFTAFQALVDEGDEVIIIEPFFDCYEPMTMMAGGRPVFVSLKPGPIQNGELGSSSNWQLDPTELASKFTSCTKALVLNTPNNPLGKVFSREELELVASLCQQHDVVCITDEVYQWMVYDGHQHISIASLPGMWERTLTIGSAGKTFSATGWKVGWVLGPDHIMKHLRTVHQNSIFHCPTQNQFPQAMQRCRDHMIRSLQSVGLKPIVPQGSYFLITDISDFKRKMPDLPGAVDEPYDRRFVKWMIKNKGLVAIPVSIFYSVPHQKHFDHYIRFCFVKDEATLQAMDEKLQKWKVEL
- the KYAT1 gene encoding kynurenine--oxoglutarate transaminase 1 isoform X7 produces the protein MAKQLQARRLDGIDHNPWVEFVKLASEHDVVNLGQGFPDFPPPDFAVEAFQHAVSEDFMLNQYTKAFGYPPLTKILASFFGKLLGQEMDPLRNVLVTVGGYGALFTAFQALVDEGDEVIIIEPFFDCYEPMTMMAGGRPVFVSLKPGPIQNGELGSSSNWQLDPTELASKFTSCTKALVLNTPNNPLGKVFSREELELVASLCQQHDVVCITDEVYQWMVYDGHQHISIASLPGMWERTLTIGSAGKTFSATGWKFPQAMQRCRDHMIRSLQSVGLKPIVPQGSYFLITDISDFKRKMPDLPGAVDEPYDRRFVKWMIKNKGLVAIPVSIFYSVPHQKHFDHYIRFCFVKDEATLQAMDEKLQKWKVEL
- the KYAT1 gene encoding kynurenine--oxoglutarate transaminase 1 isoform X10, which codes for MFRTAAAISVHLVGPLRGRKAGTPLTRFLHQTQAAEKNVGSPAPWPTSHLGLANPQERKVPQGPQSPCEVPAAEGILRTGGAKLPIQGHPAKLTMAKQLQARRLDGIDHNPWVEFVKLASEHDVVNLGQGFPDFPPPDFAVEAFQHAVSEDFMLNQYTKAFGYPPLTKILASFFGKLLGQEMDPLRNVLVTVGGYGALFTAFQALVDEGDEVIIIEPFFDCYEPMTMMAGGRPVFVSLKPGPIQNGELGSSSNWQLDPTELASKFTSCTKALVLNTPNNPLGKVFSREELELVASLCQQHDVVCITDEVYQWMVYDGHQHISIASLPGMWERTLTIGSAGKTFSATGWKVGWVLGPDHIMKHLRTVHQNSIFHCPTQNQAAVAESFEREQLLFRQPSSYFVQFPQAMQRCRDHMIRSLQSVGLKPIVPQGSYFLITDISDFKRKMPDLPGAVDEPYDRRFVKWMIKNKGLVAIPVSIFYSVPHQKHFDHYIRFCFVKDEATLQAMDEKLQKWKVEL
- the KYAT1 gene encoding kynurenine--oxoglutarate transaminase 1 isoform X3 → MFRTAAAISVHLVGPLRGRKAGTPLTRFLHQTLTMAKQLQARRLDGIDHNPWVEFVKLASEHDVVNLGQGFPDFPPPDFAVEAFQHAVSEDFMLNQYTKAFGYPPLTKILASFFGKLLGQEMDPLRNVLVTVGGYGALFTAFQALVDEGDEVIIIEPFFDCYEPMTMMAGGRPVFVSLKPGPIQNGELGSSSNWQLDPTELASKFTSCTKALVLNTPNNPLGKVFSREELELVASLCQQHDVVCITDEVYQWMVYDGHQHISIASLPGMWERTLTIGSAGKTFSATGWKVGWVLGPDHIMKHLRTVHQNSIFHCPTQNQFPQAMQRCRDHMIRSLQSVGLKPIVPQGSYFLITDISDFKRKMPDLPGAVDEPYDRRFVKWMIKNKGLVAIPVSIFYSVPHQKHFDHYIRFCFVKDEATLQAMDEKLQKWKVEL